The Desulfocurvibacter africanus subsp. africanus DSM 2603 genome includes the window ATCCAAGGCCTGGCGTTGCCTGGGCGAAAGCTTGTCCTTGTCGAGCTGCTTGCCCATGAGACTCATGAGGCAGCTTTTGATCTCGCTCCATTCCCGGTGCCACTCGGGCGCCGCCGCTCCGGGACCGCCCGTCAGGGCGCTGACGGAGGACATATCTCCGTAGGCCTCGGACGGCTTGGCCCGGGTCATGCCGACATTGCGTTCGAGGGCGGCGGTGATCTCGCACATCTTGCGGCCGTTATCCATGACCTCGCGCGTCTCGAGGATCACGGCCTCAATGCCGAGTTCCGCCTTGACCTGTGCCAGTGCTGCCGAAGAATCGGCGCCGCGAAAGATTCTAACTTGCATTGTCGACGTTCACCACTGCTAAGGTTTGGAGACGGATTTCCGACGGAATCTCAGCCTGCGATATCACCGGCAGGTTCGGAATGAACCTGGTGATGAGCTGGGCAAGATGCGGCCTGACGGAGGGCGAGGTGAGCAGCACCGGCTGACCATCGCCGGCCACGGCGTTCTCGTGCGTCTTGCTGATGGCCTTGATAATGCGCTGGGCCTGCATGGGGTCCATGGACAGATACGCGCCATGATCGGTCTGGCGCAGGTTTTCCTGAAACACGCGCTCCAGGCTCTGGTGCAGGGTGATCATGGACAGGGTGCCGTCGCCGCCCAGGTAGGGCTTGATGATGGTCCTGCTCAGTCTGCCGCGCACATACTCCGTGAGCTGGTCCGGATCTTTTACGGCCGAGCCGAAGTCGGCCATGGCCTCCACGATTGTCAGCAGGTCGCGGATGGATACGTTTTCCTTGACCAGGTTCTGGAGCACCTTCTGCACGCTGCCCAGGGGCAGGATATCGGGCACCAGTTCCTCCACGACCTTGGGCGCGCGTTTGGCCAAGTGGTCCAGCAGGCTCTGAATCTCCTGGCGACCCAGGAACTCGTGCAGATTATGCCGGAATACCTCGGTCAGGTGCGTGGCTATGACCGTCGAGGGATCGACCACGGTATATCCGGCGAGCATGGCTTCTTCCTTCTGACGTTCGGGTATCCACAGGGCCGGCAGGTTGAAGGCCGGCTCGCGCGTCTCGATGCCCTTGATGCGGTGCTTCACGTCGCCCGGATCCATGGCCAGCAGATGGTCGATGAGGATTTCGGCCGAGGCCACCTCATTGCCCTTGATGACCACGGTGTACTGTCCCGGCTTGAGCTGCAGGTTGTCACGCAGGTGCAGCGAGGGCACGATCACGCCCATGTCCAGGGCGAACTGGCGGCGGATCGAGCGAATGCGCGCCAGCAGGTTGCCGTTCTGCTCTTCGTCCACGAGCGGGATGAGCCCGTAACCCACTTCCAGCTCCAGCACGTCGAGGGGCAGCAGGGCTTGGACTTCCTCCGGCGTGTCGAGGCTCGAAGGCTGCTCGCCGGCTTTGCCGCCCGGCAAGGCCTTGGCGCCGGACTTGGAGCCGAGTTTACCGCTGGCCTTGCCTCTATCGGGAGCCAGACTGTCCACGGAATCACGGTGCACTTGGGTGGCTTTGGAGACGACGAAGATCAATACCGAAAGGACAAGGAACGGCACCGTGGGCATGCCGGGCACGATCGCGAAAACCAGCAGAATGGCCGACACGAGCTTGAGAGCCCGCGGATGGAAGGTCAACTGGGCCAGGAATTCCTCGCCCATCTTGGCTTCGGCCGCGGCGCGCGAAACAATGATGCCGGCCGAGGTCGAGATGATGAGCGAAGGGATGGTTGAGACCAGACCGTCGCCGATGGTCAGCAGGGTATAGATCTGGGCGGCCTCCATCCAGTTCATGTCCTTCTGGATCATGCCGATGAGGATGCCGCCGATGATATTCACGAAGGTGATGAGCAGGCCGGCGTTCACGTCGCCCTGCACGAACTTGCCCGCGCCATCCATGGCGCCGTAGAAGTCAGCCTCGCGGCGCAGGTTCGAGCGCTGGAGCGTGGCCTCCTTCTCGTCGATGAGCCCGGCGTTGAGGTCGGCCTCGATGGCCATCTGCTTGCCGGGCATTGCGTCCAGGGTAAAGCGCGCGGCGACTTCGGCGATACGCGTGGTGCCCGTGGTGATGACCATCTTGTTCAGGAAGAACAGGATGAGGAAGATGACGATGCCGACGAAATAGTTGCCGCCTACGACGAATTCGCCGAAGGCCCTGATGACGTTACCCGCGGCCTCGGTGCCCCCGTCGCCGTGGAGCAGGATGAGGCGCGTGGTGGCCACGTTGAGCGACAGACGCAGCAGGGTGGTCACCAACAGAAGGCTCGGAAAGATGGAAAACTCGAGCGGCGAGCTCATGAACATGGTGGTCACGAGCACCACCAGCGAGAGCGAGATGCTCAAGGTGAGCATGAGGTCGATGAACAGGGTGGGCAGCGGCACGAGCATGACGAAAAGGATCGTCACCACGCCCGCGGCGAGCATGATGTCGCCCTGACGTGCGAAGCGCTCGTAGTTCAAGCTGAGTGTGCTGCTCTTTGCCGCTTTGCTAGCCATATCTTTGACACCGCGTCCTGCTTGCCCGGGCCTTTAGCCGGCTCGTTTCTTCCTGAATTTGTGCAGCCTGGCCAAGATGGTGGCTACGGCCTTGTACAGATCCTCGGGGATGATGTCCCCAACCTCGACCTGATCATACAAAGCCCGTGCCAGGGGTTTGTTTTCGCGGATGGGCACGCCCGCCTCCCGCGCCATTTCCCTGATGCGCTTGGCCATGTGATCGGCGCCCTTGGCCACCACGAGCGGCGCGGGAGCCTTGGAGAGATCGTAGCTCAGAGCCACGGCGAAGTGCGTGGGGTTGGTCACCACCACATCCGCCTTGGGCACGTTATGGAGCATGCGGCTCATGGACATGGCCATCATCTTTTGCTTCTGTCTCTGCCGTATTTTCGGGTCGCCCTCGGCCTGCTTGCGCTCGTCCTTGACCTCGTCCTTGGTCATCTTGAGCTTTTCCTCGTAGTCCCAGCGCGTATAGACCGTATCGATCACGGCCACGGTGATCATGGGGATAAGCGAGTAGAGGACCATCTTGTAGCTGACCGTTAGCATGTATACGGCAATGCCTTCGGTGGTCTGGCTGAACAGCGGCAGCAGGTTGTTCATCTCATGGCGCAGCAGGATGATCGGGCCGATGGCCACGGCCGCCGCGCCAAGAATGCTTCGCGCCAGGCGCACGAAGGCGTCCACGTTGAATATGAGCCGCTTGATGCCGCCGACGATGTTGACGAATTTTTCCATTTTAGGCTTGAAGACCTTGGTGGTCCACAACTGGCCGACTTGTATTCGGTTGATCACGAAGGCGGCCAGGGCCAGGCTGAACAACACAGGCAGGAGCATTTTGGCCAGATGCACGGCCAGATCCACGAACAGGATATACAAGCCCTCGGTGGTCAGCTCCAGGTTGCCCCAATTCGAAAGAAAGCTGGCGAAGAGGCTCTTCATCTCGTCGCCGATGAAGCCGATGAGCAGACGCAGAACGAGCAGCCCGACCAGGATCACGGCCAGCTTGGAAAGCTCCTGGCTGCGGGGGACGTTGCCTTCGTCGCGGGACTTTTTACGTCGCTTTGCTGTGGCTGATTCTGTTTTACTGGGATCACTTTGGGGCATGGCCGCTTCCCGGACTTCAGCGCGCTAAGGGCGCGCCGAGCATGAAGATGGAGTGGAACATGGCGTCCATGTTGATGATGAACTGACCCACATAACGGGCCATGATCGTGAACATCAACCCCAGGAAAAGGAAGCCGGTGATGATCTTGAGCGGGAAACCGAAGGACAGGATGCTCATTTGCGGCGCGGCGCGGCCCACCAGGGCGATGGCCAGGTCCACCAGGAACACGGCCACCATGACCGGCGCGGCTATCTTGATGCCTAAAACAAAAATTTGACTGGACATGCCGAGCACTTCACGGGCCAGGGCCGGGCTCAGGTACAGGCCGCCAGGAGGAATGCGCTGGAAGGATTCGGCCAAGGCGCGCAGCAGCAACAGGTGCCCATCCAGGATCAGGAAGGTCATGAAGGTGACCATGTACATGAAGTGGCCGGTGATGGATTCGTTCGTGCCCGTCATAGGGTCGGCCACGTTGACCATGGAGAAGCCCATCTGGAAGCCGATGAGGCTGCCGCCGGTCTGCACTGCGGCGAAAAGAACGTTGACCACTATGCCCATGACGAGGCCCAGGGTGATCTCGCCGATGAGCATGACGACGATAGTCCATATATTTGCCGGGAATTGCTGCCCGGGAAAGCTCAAAGCCGGCCACACGGCGATGGTCAGGATCAGGCACAGGGCAGCCTTGAGCGGAGTCGGGGTCACCTTGCCGCCATAGAAGGGCATGATGAACAGCACGAGACTGATGCGCATCAGGGTAAGCAGGAAGCTGAGAAAGTCGGCCGGATTGAAGTTGAAGAGATTCATGGCGCGCTGCGAGCAAAAAACAAGCCAGCATGACAGTCGGATTAAGGCCACGCGGATCGGTAAGCTATGTGATGTGCAGAATGCCACGCATTCGCCATCGCTAATTGATCTTTCCTGTGAACGTGACGCCGCGCAAACTCGTGCCGGACGGTTCGACCTTGATAAGATGCCTTCACAAGCGGATAGAGAGGCATTATCGTGCCCTTGAGCCTTCCCCCAAGCTATGCCCTTTGGAGACCCGCATGTTGTTCAAGAAGCCTTCAGCCTCGCATGGGCAGGATGCCTGCTGAGAGGCCCAGCCCAGGCCGGGGTCGGCGACCCCGGCAATCAAGCGTCCCGACACGCTGTCCGCGGCCGACAGCGTCCCTTGTTGCGGTCCGGCGCCTCAGCCCGTTGCGGGCGAGATCCGCGAGTCGATCCACTCTCCTGAGATGTCACCTATCGGTTTTGCGGGAGATCGACCCGGCTACCGCCAGGAGCGCTTTGTCCTGGGCTGGCACGCGACCTCTTTGGGACCCGTGCCGCAAGTGGCCACCCATTTGTCCGCCGCCGACCGCCTGGGGGGCGTGGGCGTGCGCTGGGGCATCGGCCGGGGGCGCTACCGTGTGATCCCGGGCCTCTACGCCGTGGGCTCTCCCGGCGCGCAGAGTCCGGTCATCGTCACGGCCAATTATAAGCTGACTTTTGACGCCCTGCGCAAGGAATTGTCCGGCTTGGGCGCTTGGCTGCTCGTGCTGGATACCAAGGGCGTCAACGTCTGGTGCGCGGCGGGCAAGAAAATCTTCAGCGCCGAGGAGATCGTGCGCCGCGTGCGCGCCTGCGGTCTGGAACGGCTGGTCGCCCACCGCACCCTGGTGCTGCCCCAGCTGGCAGCGCCGGGCGTGGCCGCGCGGGAAGTGCGGCGAGGCTGCGGCTTCAAGGCCGTGTTCGGCCCCGTGTGCGCCAGCGACCTAAAAGCTTTCATAGCGGCGGATATGCAAGCCTCCCCGGAGATGCGCAGGGTTTCCTTCGGCCTGTGGGACCGACTCGCCGTCGCACCCGTGGAGATCCATAACGCGCGCCGCAAGGCCCTGTACGCGGCCCTGATTCTGCTCGTTCTGGCAGGCCTTGGACCCGGCGTCTGGTCCCTGGGGCGCATGCTCGACCGCTGGCCGGCGGCCTTCGGCTCCTTGGTCCTGGGCTTTTTCGGCGGAGCCTTCATCATGCCGGCGCTGCTGCCCTGGCTGCCTTTCCGCGCCTTCGCCCTCAAGGGCGGCCTGGCCGGACTGGCCATGGGAACGCTTGCGGCGGCCTTGTTCGCGGGCGGCCTCGGCTGGCTGGATGGCTTGGCCATGATCCTGGCCGCGACAGTCGTGGGCTCCTGGTACGGGCTCAACTACACCGGATCGAGCACCTTCACTTCGCCATCGGGCGTGGAACGCGAATTGCGCCGCTACATGCCGGCGCAAGCCGTATTGACGCTGGCGGCCCTGATCGCCTGGCTCGTGTCGCCCTTCGCGGCATGACGCGGCAAACATATGATTTATGGA containing:
- the flhA gene encoding flagellar biosynthesis protein FlhA, producing MASKAAKSSTLSLNYERFARQGDIMLAAGVVTILFVMLVPLPTLFIDLMLTLSISLSLVVLVTTMFMSSPLEFSIFPSLLLVTTLLRLSLNVATTRLILLHGDGGTEAAGNVIRAFGEFVVGGNYFVGIVIFLILFFLNKMVITTGTTRIAEVAARFTLDAMPGKQMAIEADLNAGLIDEKEATLQRSNLRREADFYGAMDGAGKFVQGDVNAGLLITFVNIIGGILIGMIQKDMNWMEAAQIYTLLTIGDGLVSTIPSLIISTSAGIIVSRAAAEAKMGEEFLAQLTFHPRALKLVSAILLVFAIVPGMPTVPFLVLSVLIFVVSKATQVHRDSVDSLAPDRGKASGKLGSKSGAKALPGGKAGEQPSSLDTPEEVQALLPLDVLELEVGYGLIPLVDEEQNGNLLARIRSIRRQFALDMGVIVPSLHLRDNLQLKPGQYTVVIKGNEVASAEILIDHLLAMDPGDVKHRIKGIETREPAFNLPALWIPERQKEEAMLAGYTVVDPSTVIATHLTEVFRHNLHEFLGRQEIQSLLDHLAKRAPKVVEELVPDILPLGSVQKVLQNLVKENVSIRDLLTIVEAMADFGSAVKDPDQLTEYVRGRLSRTIIKPYLGGDGTLSMITLHQSLERVFQENLRQTDHGAYLSMDPMQAQRIIKAISKTHENAVAGDGQPVLLTSPSVRPHLAQLITRFIPNLPVISQAEIPSEIRLQTLAVVNVDNAS
- the flhB gene encoding flagellar biosynthesis protein FlhB — translated: MPQSDPSKTESATAKRRKKSRDEGNVPRSQELSKLAVILVGLLVLRLLIGFIGDEMKSLFASFLSNWGNLELTTEGLYILFVDLAVHLAKMLLPVLFSLALAAFVINRIQVGQLWTTKVFKPKMEKFVNIVGGIKRLIFNVDAFVRLARSILGAAAVAIGPIILLRHEMNNLLPLFSQTTEGIAVYMLTVSYKMVLYSLIPMITVAVIDTVYTRWDYEEKLKMTKDEVKDERKQAEGDPKIRQRQKQKMMAMSMSRMLHNVPKADVVVTNPTHFAVALSYDLSKAPAPLVVAKGADHMAKRIREMAREAGVPIRENKPLARALYDQVEVGDIIPEDLYKAVATILARLHKFRKKRAG
- the fliR gene encoding flagellar biosynthetic protein FliR, with product MNLFNFNPADFLSFLLTLMRISLVLFIMPFYGGKVTPTPLKAALCLILTIAVWPALSFPGQQFPANIWTIVVMLIGEITLGLVMGIVVNVLFAAVQTGGSLIGFQMGFSMVNVADPMTGTNESITGHFMYMVTFMTFLILDGHLLLLRALAESFQRIPPGGLYLSPALAREVLGMSSQIFVLGIKIAAPVMVAVFLVDLAIALVGRAAPQMSILSFGFPLKIITGFLFLGLMFTIMARYVGQFIINMDAMFHSIFMLGAPLAR
- the hgcA gene encoding mercury methylation corrinoid protein HgcA; this translates as MKRPDTLSAADSVPCCGPAPQPVAGEIRESIHSPEMSPIGFAGDRPGYRQERFVLGWHATSLGPVPQVATHLSAADRLGGVGVRWGIGRGRYRVIPGLYAVGSPGAQSPVIVTANYKLTFDALRKELSGLGAWLLVLDTKGVNVWCAAGKKIFSAEEIVRRVRACGLERLVAHRTLVLPQLAAPGVAAREVRRGCGFKAVFGPVCASDLKAFIAADMQASPEMRRVSFGLWDRLAVAPVEIHNARRKALYAALILLVLAGLGPGVWSLGRMLDRWPAAFGSLVLGFFGGAFIMPALLPWLPFRAFALKGGLAGLAMGTLAAALFAGGLGWLDGLAMILAATVVGSWYGLNYTGSSTFTSPSGVERELRRYMPAQAVLTLAALIAWLVSPFAA